One genomic window of Streptomonospora nanhaiensis includes the following:
- a CDS encoding ABC transporter permease, producing MATTNAAAPVAGAEGTPAPAGRRGGSGFAQAVAAEWTKLWGLRSTWTCLAMAVLLTAGPSALGATALEAGDQVQNMTAHGMLPTVVMLSQFALVAVASLIVTGEYATGAMRTTLTAVPVRGRVLAAKALVLATVVFPVGCALGGVSIGVSTAVFGDAMIFEADHVAHAVLGTAGYLTAVSLFALGLGTALRSTAGTITAAVGVLIGVPMFASMLGNETVEEVASYLPADAGLPLMTGITDPYGWAAGAALLGAWAALALAAGYALLRTRDA from the coding sequence ATGGCGACGACGAACGCGGCCGCACCGGTGGCCGGCGCCGAAGGAACCCCCGCCCCGGCGGGCCGGCGGGGCGGCAGCGGGTTCGCCCAGGCCGTCGCGGCGGAGTGGACCAAGCTGTGGGGCCTGCGCTCCACCTGGACCTGCCTGGCGATGGCGGTGCTGCTGACCGCCGGGCCCAGCGCCCTGGGCGCCACCGCGCTGGAGGCCGGCGACCAGGTCCAGAACATGACGGCGCACGGCATGCTGCCCACCGTCGTCATGCTCTCGCAGTTCGCGCTGGTGGCCGTGGCCTCGCTGATCGTCACCGGCGAGTACGCCACCGGGGCGATGCGCACCACCCTGACCGCCGTCCCGGTGCGGGGGCGGGTGCTCGCCGCCAAGGCCCTGGTCCTGGCCACGGTCGTGTTCCCGGTCGGCTGCGCGCTGGGCGGCGTCTCGATCGGGGTCTCGACGGCGGTGTTCGGCGACGCGATGATCTTCGAGGCCGACCACGTGGCCCACGCCGTGCTGGGCACCGCCGGCTACCTCACAGCGGTGTCGCTGTTCGCGCTGGGCCTGGGCACGGCCCTGCGGAGCACGGCCGGCACCATCACCGCCGCCGTGGGCGTCCTGATCGGCGTGCCGATGTTCGCCAGCATGCTGGGCAACGAGACGGTCGAGGAGGTCGCGAGCTACCTGCCCGCCGACGCCGGGCTCCCGCTGATGACCGGTATCACCGACCCCTACGGGTGGGCGGCGGGCGCCGCCCTGCTGGGCGCCTGGGCCGCGCTGGCCCTGGCCGCCGGCTACGCCCTCCTGCGCACCCGCGACGCCTGA
- a CDS encoding ABC transporter ATP-binding protein, which yields MISLRNLTKRYGDRTVVDGLTVEIAPGRVTGFLGPNGAGKSTTMRMVLGLDRPSAGQALIDGRPYAELRHPLRRVGALLDAKAVHPGLTPRNHLRAMARSNGIPVRRVDEVLETVGLTGVADRRSGKFSLGMGQRLGIAGALLGDPAVLMFDEPVNGLDPDGVRWIRDLMRSLAAEGRTVFVSSHLMSEMQATADQLVVIGRGRLIADAPVAEVIERSSLTAVRVRTPQPAELERRLLAAGMRVERPGGEELLVTGGTLERVGAAAHEAGVCLHELSPRAASLEEAYMELTASAVEYAAPTPAAAGRGEKAGV from the coding sequence GTGATAAGCCTGCGAAACCTCACCAAGCGCTACGGGGACAGGACGGTGGTCGACGGCCTCACCGTGGAGATCGCGCCGGGCCGGGTGACCGGATTCCTCGGCCCCAACGGGGCGGGGAAGTCGACCACCATGCGGATGGTCCTGGGCCTGGACCGGCCCTCGGCCGGGCAGGCCCTGATCGACGGCCGGCCCTACGCCGAGCTGCGCCACCCGCTGCGCCGGGTCGGCGCCCTGCTGGACGCCAAGGCCGTGCACCCCGGCCTCACCCCGCGCAACCACCTGCGGGCGATGGCGCGCAGCAACGGCATCCCGGTGCGGCGCGTGGACGAGGTGCTGGAGACGGTCGGGCTCACCGGGGTCGCCGACCGCCGCTCCGGCAAGTTCTCGCTGGGCATGGGCCAGCGGCTGGGGATCGCCGGGGCGCTGCTGGGCGATCCGGCGGTCCTGATGTTCGACGAGCCGGTGAACGGGCTCGACCCCGACGGCGTCCGCTGGATCCGCGACCTGATGCGGTCGCTGGCCGCCGAGGGCCGCACGGTGTTCGTCTCCAGCCACCTGATGAGCGAGATGCAGGCCACCGCCGACCAGCTCGTGGTCATCGGCCGGGGCCGGCTGATCGCCGACGCGCCCGTCGCCGAGGTGATCGAGCGCAGCTCGCTGACGGCCGTGCGGGTGCGCACGCCCCAGCCCGCGGAGCTGGAGCGCCGCCTGCTGGCCGCGGGCATGCGGGTCGAGCGGCCGGGCGGCGAGGAGCTGCTGGTCACCGGCGGCACGCTGGAGCGCGTCGGCGCGGCGGCGCACGAGGCCGGGGTGTGTCTGCACGAGCTGAGCCCGCGCGCGGCCTCCCTGGAGGAGGCCTACATGGAGCTGACCGCGTCCGCCGTGGAGTACGCGGCGCCGACGCCCGCGGCCGCCGGCCGCGGCGAGAAGGCGGGAGTGTGA
- a CDS encoding response regulator transcription factor has protein sequence MLVVDDQALLRGSFRMLVDTAPGLVAVGEAGDGASAVELAAAERADVVLMDVRMPGMDGIEATRRICSSPATAGTRVLILTTFDLDSYVYAALRAGASGFLLKDTPPADLLAAVRVVAAGDALLSPAVTRRLIAEFVRRPEPARSPGGLDGVTQREREVLVLIARGLSNTEIADHLHLSLATVKTHVGRLLAKVPARDRAQLVIAAYETGLVTPAPRRT, from the coding sequence GTGCTGGTCGTGGACGACCAGGCGCTGCTGCGCGGCAGCTTCCGGATGCTGGTCGACACCGCGCCCGGCCTGGTCGCGGTCGGCGAGGCCGGCGACGGCGCCTCGGCGGTGGAGCTGGCGGCGGCCGAGCGGGCCGACGTCGTGCTCATGGACGTGCGCATGCCCGGCATGGACGGCATCGAGGCCACCCGCCGCATCTGCTCCTCCCCCGCCACCGCCGGCACGCGGGTCCTCATCCTCACCACCTTCGACCTGGACTCCTACGTCTACGCGGCGCTGCGCGCGGGCGCCAGCGGGTTCCTGCTCAAGGACACCCCGCCCGCCGACCTGCTGGCGGCCGTACGGGTGGTGGCCGCCGGCGACGCGCTGCTGTCCCCGGCCGTCACCCGCCGGCTCATCGCCGAGTTCGTCCGCCGGCCCGAGCCCGCCCGGAGCCCCGGCGGCCTCGACGGCGTGACCCAGCGCGAGCGGGAGGTCCTGGTGCTCATCGCGCGCGGCCTGTCCAACACCGAGATCGCCGACCACCTCCACCTCAGCCTGGCCACGGTCAAGACGCACGTGGGCCGGCTGCTCGCCAAGGTGCCCGCGCGCGACCGGGCCCAGCTGGTCATCGCCGCCTACGAGACGGGCCTGGTCACCCCCGCGCCGCGCCGCACCTGA
- a CDS encoding sensor histidine kinase gives MPDADPHPAPPHGRPWAGEPRRRDLVALDALAAAAYLLAALAAPSPLGAAGWAAPLMAAVGPPLALRRVWPVPVLAVVAAGAAAAVLAGGGVLPFAAVAFALYPVALKARRRRFEPTPTVGAAGMVVIVLATATGTPACCGPLPSVLLLGVPALVGTWALARVMRERRTAAARWAAELAERAVAEERLRIARELHDSVAHSMSVIAVKAGIANHVAESRPEEARAALRVIEATSRDALGEMRQVLGVLRAADEDPRSGEAGGGPPGAAPAALAPLPGTDALPALVERAAMAGVRVDLAVRGAEALSEQVGAAVYRIVQESVTNVVKHAAPARCAVRVEAARGRVRVEVTDDGPGARVLPAAAEGGHGLIGMRERVAVYGGTFAAGPRPEGGFRVAAEFPLPEARPGAAAPERAAADA, from the coding sequence GTGCCCGACGCCGATCCGCATCCCGCGCCGCCGCACGGCCGCCCCTGGGCCGGGGAGCCGCGCCGCCGCGACCTGGTCGCCCTCGACGCGCTGGCCGCCGCGGCCTATCTGCTGGCCGCCCTCGCCGCCCCGTCGCCGCTGGGCGCCGCAGGGTGGGCCGCGCCGCTGATGGCGGCGGTGGGCCCGCCGCTGGCGCTGCGCCGGGTGTGGCCGGTGCCGGTCCTGGCGGTGGTCGCTGCGGGCGCGGCGGCGGCCGTTCTCGCGGGCGGCGGGGTGCTGCCCTTCGCGGCGGTGGCCTTCGCCCTGTACCCGGTGGCGCTGAAGGCGCGGCGGCGGCGCTTCGAGCCCACGCCCACGGTCGGCGCGGCCGGCATGGTCGTGATCGTGCTGGCCACGGCCACCGGCACCCCCGCCTGCTGCGGGCCGCTGCCCTCGGTGCTGCTGCTGGGCGTTCCGGCGCTGGTGGGCACGTGGGCCCTGGCCCGGGTGATGCGGGAGCGGCGCACGGCCGCGGCGCGCTGGGCGGCCGAACTGGCCGAGCGGGCGGTGGCCGAGGAGCGGCTGCGCATCGCCCGCGAACTGCACGACTCGGTCGCGCACAGCATGAGCGTCATCGCGGTCAAGGCGGGGATCGCCAACCACGTCGCGGAGTCGCGCCCGGAGGAGGCGCGCGCGGCGCTGCGCGTCATCGAGGCCACCAGCCGCGACGCGCTGGGCGAGATGCGCCAGGTGCTGGGCGTGCTGCGCGCCGCCGACGAGGACCCCCGGAGCGGGGAGGCGGGCGGCGGTCCGCCCGGCGCCGCCCCGGCCGCGCTCGCGCCGCTGCCCGGTACCGACGCGCTGCCCGCCCTGGTGGAGCGCGCGGCCATGGCGGGGGTGCGGGTGGACCTGGCGGTGCGCGGGGCCGAGGCGCTGTCGGAGCAGGTCGGCGCGGCGGTGTACCGCATCGTGCAGGAGTCGGTGACCAACGTGGTCAAGCACGCCGCGCCCGCGCGGTGCGCGGTGCGGGTGGAGGCGGCGCGGGGCCGGGTGCGCGTCGAGGTCACCGACGACGGCCCGGGCGCGCGGGTGCTGCCCGCCGCGGCGGAGGGCGGCCACGGCCTCATCGGCATGCGGGAGCGGGTCGCGGTCTACGGCGGCACGTTCGCCGCCGGGCCCCGCCCCGAGGGCGGATTCCGCGTCGCGGCGGAGTTCCCCCTGCCCGAGGCGCGGCCGGGCGCCGCCGCCCCGGAGCGAGCGGCGGCCGACGCGTGA
- a CDS encoding ABC transporter ATP-binding protein — translation MIEIRQLTKRYGRTVAVDGLSFRVEPGRVTGFLGPNGAGKSTTMRMVLGLDAPTSGAALVNGRPYRSIRRPLREVGALLDAGAVDGGRSAVNHLRWLARSNGIDARRVPEVLERVGLSGAARTRVRAFSLGMRQRLGIAAALLGDPAVLLFDEPVNGLDMDGVRWIRVLMRSLAEEGRTVLLSSHLMSEMSLIADRLVVIGQGRLIADTTLSELERRFDRGTDVRSPRAAELAEALRGAGAEVAAAEGGALTVRGLEPAEIGVIASRRGLPVHEVVRRGASLEDAYLHLTGGSVEYRAAAAGVER, via the coding sequence ATGATCGAGATACGCCAACTCACCAAGCGCTACGGGCGGACGGTGGCCGTGGACGGCCTGTCCTTCCGGGTCGAGCCGGGCCGCGTGACCGGCTTCCTGGGCCCCAACGGCGCCGGGAAGTCCACGACGATGCGGATGGTGCTGGGCCTGGACGCGCCCACCTCCGGCGCGGCCCTGGTCAACGGCCGCCCCTACCGGAGCATCCGCCGCCCCCTGCGGGAGGTGGGCGCGCTGCTGGACGCGGGCGCGGTCGACGGCGGCCGCAGCGCCGTCAACCACCTGCGCTGGCTGGCGCGCAGCAACGGCATCGACGCACGGCGCGTCCCCGAGGTGCTGGAGCGGGTCGGGCTGTCCGGCGCCGCGCGCACGCGGGTGCGCGCGTTCTCGCTGGGCATGCGCCAGCGGCTGGGCATCGCGGCGGCGCTGCTGGGCGACCCGGCCGTGCTGCTGTTCGACGAGCCGGTCAACGGGCTGGACATGGACGGCGTGCGGTGGATCCGCGTGCTCATGCGGTCGCTGGCCGAGGAGGGCCGGACCGTGCTGCTGTCCAGCCACCTGATGAGCGAGATGTCGCTGATCGCCGACCGCCTGGTGGTCATCGGGCAGGGGCGGCTCATCGCCGACACCACCTTGAGCGAGCTGGAGCGGCGCTTCGACCGGGGAACCGACGTGCGCTCGCCGAGGGCGGCGGAGCTGGCCGAGGCCCTGCGCGGCGCGGGCGCCGAGGTCGCCGCCGCCGAGGGCGGGGCGCTGACCGTGCGCGGCCTGGAGCCGGCCGAGATCGGCGTCATCGCCTCCCGGCGCGGTCTGCCCGTGCACGAGGTGGTGCGGCGCGGCGCGTCGCTGGAGGACGCCTACCTGCACCTGACCGGGGGCAGCGTGGAGTACCGGGCGGCCGCGGCGGGGGTGGAGCGCTGA
- a CDS encoding ABC transporter permease — MAVLAAEFVKLRSARSTFVVLGLVAVVAALGLLMAVNGANAWDEAGSAADRRRWEAAGAIEQVFLLPFWQLCLAVLGALAITPEYGTGMIRTTLAAVPRRGAVLAAKAGAVGALTLAAGAAAVAGTHFAVRSVLGDRPFDAYTAPMAETLPLLAALAASAAAAGLVGLGAGVLLRSTAGAIVTAVALVYALPMVARFLPDPWAERVSAVTLTGLPAEVAGTAPDPVLEPAAAGAVLAAYALAALAAGAVALVRRDA; from the coding sequence ATGGCGGTCCTCGCGGCGGAGTTCGTCAAGCTGCGCAGCGCCCGCTCCACCTTCGTGGTGCTGGGCCTGGTGGCGGTGGTCGCGGCCCTGGGCCTGCTGATGGCGGTCAACGGCGCGAACGCCTGGGACGAGGCGGGCAGCGCGGCGGACCGGCGCCGGTGGGAGGCGGCCGGCGCGATCGAGCAGGTCTTCCTGCTGCCGTTCTGGCAGCTGTGCCTGGCCGTGCTGGGCGCCCTGGCCATCACGCCGGAGTACGGCACCGGCATGATCCGCACGACGCTGGCGGCGGTGCCCCGGCGCGGCGCCGTGCTCGCCGCCAAGGCCGGGGCGGTGGGCGCGCTGACGCTGGCGGCCGGGGCGGCCGCGGTCGCGGGCACGCACTTCGCGGTGCGGTCGGTGCTGGGCGACCGGCCGTTCGACGCCTACACGGCCCCGATGGCCGAGACGCTGCCGCTGCTGGCGGCGCTGGCCGCCTCGGCGGCGGCGGCCGGGCTGGTGGGGCTGGGCGCGGGCGTGCTGCTGCGCTCGACCGCCGGGGCGATCGTCACGGCCGTGGCGCTGGTCTACGCACTGCCGATGGTCGCGCGGTTCCTGCCCGACCCCTGGGCGGAGCGGGTGTCGGCGGTGACACTGACCGGTCTGCCCGCCGAGGTCGCGGGCACCGCGCCCGACCCCGTACTGGAGCCTGCGGCGGCGGGCGCGGTGCTCGCCGCCTACGCGCTGGCCGCGCTGGCCGCCGGCGCGGTCGCGCTGGTGAGGAGGGACGCGTGA
- a CDS encoding ABC transporter permease, with protein sequence MNAERVRPVGVLEPLAGAVAAEWVKARTARSTRAALLGAVVAVAAVVLVAVAAVNTWEGLPAERQDDMTVAPLDRVVVLPLSIALGVLAVLAITREYTTGMIRVTLAAVPHRGTVLAAKALVVAAVTLAAGLAGVAATFFLGRWIAGDRPLGFNSLPLEDELPVVLAQGVSVMVVALAVLGVATLLRSTAVSIVVLVVLVYLAPMIAMNLPAPWSHRLSSVLPSNLPYQVVGGVDTGPAFEAVLSPLEAVALMACYAVLPLLAGAAALHRRDA encoded by the coding sequence GTGAACGCGGAACGCGTGCGGCCGGTCGGAGTGCTGGAGCCGCTGGCCGGAGCGGTCGCGGCGGAGTGGGTCAAGGCCCGCACCGCCAGATCCACCCGCGCCGCCCTGCTCGGGGCCGTGGTGGCGGTGGCCGCCGTCGTGCTGGTGGCGGTGGCGGCGGTCAACACCTGGGAGGGGCTGCCGGCCGAGCGCCAGGACGACATGACCGTCGCCCCGCTGGACCGGGTGGTGGTGCTGCCGCTGAGCATCGCCCTGGGCGTGCTGGCGGTGCTGGCCATCACCCGCGAGTACACCACCGGCATGATCCGCGTGACCCTCGCGGCGGTGCCCCACCGGGGCACCGTGCTCGCGGCCAAGGCGCTGGTGGTGGCGGCGGTCACCCTGGCGGCGGGGCTGGCGGGGGTGGCGGCGACGTTCTTCCTGGGCCGGTGGATCGCGGGCGACCGCCCGCTGGGGTTCAACTCCCTGCCGCTGGAGGACGAGCTGCCGGTGGTGCTGGCGCAGGGGGTCTCGGTGATGGTGGTCGCCCTGGCCGTGCTGGGTGTTGCCACGCTACTGCGCTCGACGGCGGTCTCGATCGTGGTCCTGGTGGTGCTGGTCTACCTGGCCCCGATGATCGCGATGAACCTGCCCGCGCCGTGGTCGCACCGCCTGTCGTCGGTGCTGCCGAGCAACCTGCCCTACCAGGTGGTAGGGGGCGTCGACACCGGGCCCGCGTTCGAGGCCGTGCTCTCGCCCTTGGAGGCGGTGGCGCTGATGGCCTGCTACGCGGTCCTGCCCCTGCTGGCCGGAGCCGCGGCCCTGCACCGCCGCGACGCCTGA
- a CDS encoding sensor histidine kinase, whose protein sequence is MGLGGVERHSRDRGVWRARVADALLWAALTGVLAAELGGVRARPLPEIAAMAALLAAAVGIRRARPFTALGLAVGAAVAHTAYLALTPADLFLVSYLLPGAALAFLAGRRSDRTTPVAALTAGAAAVLLAAKALTWLRLRDLRETLTGLTDWFGAVGVLVGAVIAPWLLGRYWRRHTELRTAGWEIAHRMERARDVDAERARLRERARIAGEMHDSLGHDLALIAVRAAALEMAAQDEAARGAAAELRVAAHDANLRLRDIIGVLREDAEAPGGGPADEDVATLVARAAGAGLPVRLIREGPDVDPATPAGRAVHRVVQEALTNAARHAPGARVTVRVVREDGATAVRVSDTGSPAPGAAAGTGNGSGLAGLRSLVAGLGGTLTAGPADAAAAPGEGAAGRHDHGGTGGEPRTEAGGGRAEGRTGAEPAAADGAGFVVAARIPDTAEAPGTAAPDDATETARRLRLVRRSARRRLAAALAVPAGLTASVVAVAFLVLWYVGVNSVLPPEDYARLRVGQEQAAVEARLPRFDYEPGRMVDPPPPPPGASCRYYLVEWANGLPPVYRLCFADGVLAAKDRIERTDAPATDATPPG, encoded by the coding sequence ATGGGTCTGGGCGGGGTGGAACGGCACAGCCGCGACCGGGGCGTCTGGCGGGCACGGGTCGCGGACGCGCTGCTGTGGGCGGCGCTGACCGGCGTGCTCGCGGCGGAGCTGGGCGGCGTCCGCGCGCGGCCCCTGCCCGAGATCGCCGCCATGGCCGCCCTGCTCGCGGCGGCGGTGGGGATCCGCCGGGCGCGGCCCTTCACCGCGCTCGGGCTCGCCGTGGGCGCCGCTGTCGCGCACACCGCCTACCTCGCGCTCACCCCCGCCGACCTCTTCCTGGTCTCCTACCTGCTGCCCGGCGCCGCCCTCGCCTTCCTCGCCGGGCGGCGCTCCGACCGCACCACCCCCGTCGCCGCCCTCACCGCAGGCGCGGCCGCGGTCCTCCTGGCCGCCAAGGCCCTCACCTGGCTGCGGCTCCGAGACCTCCGGGAGACGCTCACCGGCCTCACCGACTGGTTCGGCGCCGTCGGCGTCCTGGTCGGCGCGGTCATCGCGCCGTGGCTGCTGGGCCGGTACTGGCGGCGGCACACCGAGCTGCGCACCGCCGGCTGGGAGATCGCCCACCGCATGGAGCGCGCCCGCGACGTCGACGCCGAGCGCGCCCGGCTGCGCGAACGCGCCCGCATCGCCGGGGAGATGCACGACTCGCTGGGCCACGACCTCGCCCTGATCGCCGTGCGCGCCGCCGCCCTGGAGATGGCCGCCCAGGACGAGGCGGCGCGCGGTGCGGCGGCCGAACTGCGGGTCGCGGCGCACGACGCCAACCTGCGGCTGCGCGACATCATCGGCGTGCTGCGCGAGGACGCCGAGGCGCCCGGCGGCGGACCGGCCGATGAGGACGTCGCCACCCTGGTGGCGCGCGCCGCCGGCGCCGGGCTGCCGGTGCGCCTCATCCGGGAGGGCCCCGACGTCGACCCGGCGACCCCGGCCGGGCGCGCCGTCCACCGGGTGGTGCAGGAGGCGCTGACCAACGCCGCCCGGCACGCGCCGGGCGCGCGGGTGACCGTGCGCGTGGTGCGGGAGGACGGCGCGACGGCGGTGCGGGTGTCCGACACCGGTTCGCCCGCGCCGGGGGCGGCCGCCGGGACCGGCAACGGCTCCGGCCTGGCGGGACTGCGCTCCCTGGTGGCGGGCCTGGGCGGCACCCTGACCGCCGGACCGGCCGACGCGGCGGCCGCGCCGGGGGAGGGGGCCGCGGGCCGGCACGACCACGGCGGAACCGGCGGGGAACCGCGTACCGAAGCGGGCGGCGGCCGGGCGGAGGGGCGGACCGGGGCGGAGCCGGCGGCCGCCGACGGAGCCGGGTTCGTGGTCGCGGCGCGCATCCCCGACACCGCCGAGGCCCCCGGCACCGCCGCGCCCGACGACGCCACCGAGACCGCGCGGCGGCTCCGACTCGTCCGCCGCAGCGCGCGGCGGCGGCTGGCCGCCGCACTCGCGGTGCCGGCGGGCCTGACCGCCTCCGTCGTGGCCGTCGCGTTCCTGGTGCTCTGGTATGTCGGCGTCAACTCGGTGCTGCCGCCCGAGGACTACGCGCGCCTGCGGGTCGGTCAGGAGCAGGCCGCCGTCGAGGCCCGGCTGCCCCGGTTCGACTACGAGCCGGGGCGGATGGTCGATCCGCCGCCCCCGCCGCCGGGCGCGTCGTGCCGCTACTACCTGGTCGAGTGGGCCAACGGCCTGCCCCCGGTGTACCGCCTGTGCTTCGCCGACGGCGTGCTGGCGGCCAAGGACCGCATCGAGCGCACCGACGCCCCGGCGACGGACGCGACCCCGCCCGGCTGA
- a CDS encoding response regulator, translated as MRVVLADDERMIRAGMRAILTADPGIDVVGEAADGAEAVALVAEHRPDIALLDVQMPGTDGLAATEAITAHHPGTAVVILTTFSEDAYIARALSGGASGFVLKTGDPRDLVAGLRAVAQGGAYLSPEVARRLIAELGATGTGGRMSRGAAARERTGRLSARERDVLALIGEGLSNEEIAGRLGIVPGTAKVHVGSILAKLDVRNRVQAAILAYEAGLVADGPFPRHR; from the coding sequence CTGCGCGTGGTCCTCGCCGACGACGAGCGGATGATCCGCGCGGGCATGCGCGCCATCCTGACCGCCGATCCCGGGATCGACGTGGTCGGCGAGGCCGCCGACGGAGCCGAGGCCGTGGCCCTCGTGGCCGAGCACCGGCCCGACATCGCCCTGCTGGACGTGCAGATGCCCGGCACCGACGGCCTCGCGGCCACCGAGGCCATCACCGCGCACCACCCCGGCACCGCCGTGGTCATCCTGACGACGTTCTCCGAGGACGCCTACATCGCCCGCGCCCTCAGCGGCGGCGCGAGCGGGTTCGTGCTCAAGACGGGCGACCCCCGCGACCTCGTCGCCGGACTGCGCGCCGTGGCCCAGGGCGGGGCCTACCTCTCGCCCGAGGTGGCCCGCCGCCTCATCGCCGAACTGGGCGCCACGGGCACCGGCGGCCGCATGTCGCGGGGCGCCGCCGCGCGCGAGCGCACCGGCCGCCTGTCCGCGCGGGAGCGCGACGTCCTGGCCCTCATCGGCGAGGGCCTGTCCAACGAGGAGATCGCGGGCCGCCTGGGGATCGTGCCGGGCACGGCCAAGGTGCACGTCGGCTCGATCCTGGCCAAGCTGGACGTGCGCAACCGGGTGCAGGCGGCGATCCTGGCCTACGAGGCCGGGCTGGTGGCCGACGGCCCCTTCCCCCGGCACCGCTGA
- a CDS encoding ABC transporter permease gives MTESAAPARTAAGRPTAPAPAPPPRTRAFGRAVAMEWTKLASVRTTWWCLGLGFAVMIAFGLLMGFSAADRIADDPASAGTFSYSQVTSQGVFYLVQFIVLILSALAATNEYANRGITTTLLAVPQRGRVLAARALVTAGLGFVAGAVTTALGIGAVWTVIGAHAPLRAGYALGTVGGSGLCMALFAVLFVGLGTALRGTAGTIGLGFLLLLGVPLVLQLSGVQALNDMAAYFPGIAGIEFYAAGDVGFYTAPHDGPINLAVVVGWAAAAMIVGWTELRLRDV, from the coding sequence GTGACCGAATCCGCCGCCCCCGCCCGCACCGCCGCCGGGCGCCCGACCGCCCCGGCGCCCGCGCCGCCGCCGCGGACCCGCGCCTTCGGGCGCGCCGTGGCGATGGAGTGGACCAAGCTGGCGTCCGTGCGCACCACGTGGTGGTGCCTGGGCCTGGGGTTCGCCGTCATGATCGCGTTCGGCCTGCTCATGGGGTTCTCCGCGGCCGACCGGATCGCCGACGACCCCGCATCGGCCGGGACGTTCTCCTACTCCCAGGTCACCTCCCAGGGCGTGTTCTACCTGGTGCAGTTCATCGTGCTGATCCTGAGCGCGCTCGCGGCCACCAACGAGTACGCCAACCGCGGCATCACCACGACCCTGCTGGCGGTGCCGCAGCGCGGCCGGGTCCTGGCGGCGCGCGCCCTGGTCACGGCCGGGCTCGGCTTCGTGGCGGGCGCGGTGACCACGGCGCTGGGGATCGGCGCGGTGTGGACGGTCATCGGCGCGCACGCGCCGCTGCGGGCCGGGTACGCGCTGGGCACGGTCGGCGGGTCGGGCCTGTGCATGGCGCTGTTCGCCGTGCTGTTCGTCGGGCTGGGCACCGCCCTGCGCGGCACCGCCGGCACGATCGGGCTGGGGTTCCTGCTGCTGCTCGGCGTGCCGCTGGTGCTGCAGCTCAGCGGTGTGCAGGCGCTCAACGACATGGCCGCCTACTTCCCCGGGATCGCCGGGATCGAGTTCTACGCGGCCGGTGACGTGGGGTTCTACACCGCGCCGCACGACGGGCCGATCAACCTCGCGGTCGTCGTGGGCTGGGCCGCGGCGGCGATGATCGTCGGCTGGACCGAGCTGCGCCTGCGCGACGTCTGA
- a CDS encoding ATP-binding cassette domain-containing protein codes for MLKVRDLTKRYGETTAVDGLTFEVAPGRVTGFLGPNGAGKSTTMRLLLGLDRPTSGTALVNGRPYADLAAPAREVGALLDASAGHPGRTARAHLLALARGTGVAAARVGEVLETVGLASAARRRIGAFSLGMRQRLGIAAALLGDPATVIFDEPVNGLDLDGVLWVRGLVRRLADEGRTVFVSSHLMGELQLVADHLVVVGGGRLVADAPMAELIAAWSRTHVVVRSPDAADLAARLRAARAEGGEPVEVAAEAPGELRVRGLAPEAVGDIAHAAGARIHSLYREETSLEQAYLELTESAVHYAAGRRADTGAAPGPGAPGAPAPRRGRRR; via the coding sequence GTGCTGAAAGTACGGGATCTGACCAAGCGCTACGGCGAGACCACCGCCGTGGACGGCCTGACCTTCGAGGTCGCACCCGGGCGGGTGACCGGCTTCCTGGGCCCCAACGGGGCGGGGAAGTCGACGACGATGCGGCTGCTGCTCGGCCTGGACCGCCCCACGTCGGGCACGGCGCTGGTCAACGGCCGCCCCTACGCCGACCTCGCCGCGCCCGCGCGCGAGGTGGGCGCGCTCCTGGACGCCTCGGCCGGGCACCCCGGCCGCACCGCCCGCGCGCACCTGCTGGCGCTGGCGCGGGGCACCGGTGTCGCGGCCGCGCGGGTCGGCGAGGTGCTGGAGACCGTGGGCCTGGCCTCGGCGGCGCGCCGCCGCATCGGCGCGTTCTCCCTGGGCATGCGCCAGCGGCTGGGCATCGCCGCCGCGCTGCTGGGCGACCCCGCGACCGTCATCTTCGACGAACCGGTCAACGGGCTCGACCTCGACGGCGTGCTGTGGGTGCGCGGCCTGGTGCGCCGGCTCGCCGACGAGGGCCGCACCGTGTTCGTCTCCAGCCACCTGATGGGCGAACTGCAACTGGTGGCCGACCACCTGGTGGTGGTCGGCGGCGGCCGCCTGGTCGCCGACGCCCCGATGGCGGAGCTGATCGCGGCGTGGTCGCGCACCCACGTGGTGGTGCGCAGCCCCGACGCCGCCGACCTGGCCGCGCGCCTGCGCGCCGCCCGCGCCGAGGGCGGCGAACCGGTGGAGGTGGCGGCCGAGGCGCCCGGCGAACTGCGGGTGCGGGGCCTTGCCCCCGAGGCGGTCGGCGACATCGCCCACGCGGCGGGGGCCCGGATTCACTCCCTCTACCGGGAGGAGACGTCCCTGGAGCAGGCCTACCTGGAGCTCACCGAGTCGGCGGTCCACTACGCGGCCGGACGCCGGGCGGACACCGGTGCCGCGCCGGGGCCGGGAGCGCCCGGCGCCCCCGCGCCGCGCCGGGGGCGCCGCCGGTGA